Proteins encoded by one window of Cellvibrio sp. KY-GH-1:
- a CDS encoding DUF4156 domain-containing protein produces the protein MKKLSIILATALISLTSACTWVKVSEQGSNVAVANAANVRSCDKVRTVNVKVKDNFVGSMKRDPNKVATELTNMARNEASQFGGDTVVPVSLVQNGRQSFDVYKCN, from the coding sequence ATGAAAAAACTCTCCATCATCCTTGCCACTGCCCTCATTAGCCTGACCAGCGCCTGCACCTGGGTAAAAGTAAGCGAGCAAGGCTCTAACGTGGCTGTAGCCAACGCCGCGAATGTACGCAGCTGCGATAAAGTGCGCACGGTCAACGTAAAAGTAAAAGACAATTTTGTCGGCTCAATGAAGCGCGACCCTAACAAGGTTGCAACTGAACTAACCAACATGGCGCGCAATGAAGCAAGCCAATTCGGCGGTGATACCGTAGTACCCGTAAGCCTGGTACAAAATGGCCGTCAGAGCTTTGATGTCTATAAGTGTAACTAA